The following coding sequences are from one Methanosarcina sp. WWM596 window:
- a CDS encoding zinc finger domain-containing protein, with product MFEFPSKCARCGTPLKKQVIGSNNFYYCRKCGCTSSVTSISATTQSAVQETANI from the coding sequence ATGTTTGAGTTTCCATCGAAGTGTGCCAGGTGCGGCACACCTCTTAAAAAACAGGTAATTGGTTCGAATAACTTTTACTACTGCAGAAAATGCGGGTGCACATCCTCAGTTACGTCGATCAGTGCAACCACTCAATCCGCAGTCCAGGAGACGGCTAACATTTAA
- a CDS encoding MarC family protein translates to MVDGNIGFFIYVFSSIFVVISPISGVVTFISLTSKMTFKEKNEIAKKAVFLACIIALFFAITGSVILKLFSISVDSLRVAGGILLFSIAFDMMHAKVSRESITEEEITQSQEREDIWVFPIALPLLTGPGMISTVIVLMGMANGVPQKAIVLVSIILSFILCLFIFLFSRRIHKFIGYNGMLVFTRLMGLLLAALAVDLTATGIISIFGLVI, encoded by the coding sequence ATGGTAGACGGAAACATCGGGTTTTTCATTTATGTATTCTCATCTATTTTTGTGGTTATAAGCCCTATCAGCGGAGTTGTAACTTTTATCTCCCTGACAAGCAAGATGACCTTCAAGGAAAAAAATGAAATCGCAAAAAAAGCCGTGTTTCTTGCATGTATAATCGCCCTATTTTTTGCAATTACAGGAAGTGTGATACTTAAATTATTTAGCATCAGTGTTGATTCACTTAGGGTTGCGGGGGGAATCCTGCTTTTCAGTATCGCATTTGACATGATGCATGCAAAAGTCTCAAGGGAAAGCATTACTGAAGAAGAAATTACTCAGTCCCAGGAACGGGAAGATATATGGGTCTTTCCGATCGCTCTTCCGCTCCTTACAGGTCCGGGTATGATCAGCACAGTAATTGTTCTTATGGGAATGGCAAATGGTGTTCCACAAAAAGCAATTGTTCTCGTATCGATTATACTTTCATTCATACTCTGCCTGTTTATCTTCCTCTTCTCGAGGAGGATCCACAAGTTTATAGGATATAATGGAATGCTTGTCTTTACAAGGCTCATGGGGCTTTTGCTTGCGGCTCTTGCAGTAGACCTGACTGCCACGGGAATAATAAGTATATTCGGGCTGGTAATTTGA
- a CDS encoding helix-turn-helix domain-containing protein, whose protein sequence is MVEKEIDSLCSQYGLKPTSLFDLMLKVNFPDPDLEYGFTEEENSLYLPLHEKLNAVSSLPGTGGNFRVYIQLVLDPEKASSGYLADFFNNPLGLKVRKAWEARGFILRPETREPEEPATALSEVLALHNTAEDASFSGESGFSRIISPLAANETKFAGEASVENMCAETEENTSVLSGSAVPLLPGISSFPDVDLDSLTHSKLYLPDLQIQLEVLKIKNITKELISQLSVFECRLSTYPKSITHIRKKLELIREAVKLENDSDYILELIRRGESKKLEFKSTLRMNLITEKPDWNIEHAVLKTIIAYLNTDGGILLVGVSNSGEVLGIKKDGFPNEDKFLLHFKQLIKQHIGLNYAPMIEYTLVPVNGKKVLEIDCKKSDKAVFLNPNKNNEEFYIRIGPSSERLTGSKLIEYVNRQYNGKPE, encoded by the coding sequence ATGGTCGAAAAAGAAATAGATTCATTATGCAGCCAGTATGGCCTGAAGCCGACAAGCCTCTTTGACCTTATGCTGAAGGTCAATTTTCCTGATCCTGACCTCGAGTACGGTTTTACCGAAGAAGAAAACTCCCTCTATCTTCCCCTTCATGAAAAACTGAATGCCGTCAGTTCTCTTCCCGGGACAGGAGGCAATTTTCGGGTTTACATTCAGCTTGTTCTTGATCCTGAGAAGGCAAGTTCGGGATACCTTGCGGACTTTTTCAACAATCCTCTCGGCCTGAAGGTCAGGAAAGCCTGGGAGGCGAGGGGTTTTATCCTGAGACCTGAAACCCGGGAACCCGAAGAGCCAGCTACGGCGCTCTCTGAGGTTTTGGCCCTGCATAACACTGCAGAAGATGCTTCTTTTTCAGGAGAATCCGGATTTTCAAGAATAATCTCCCCCCTGGCGGCAAATGAAACCAAATTTGCAGGCGAAGCTTCGGTTGAAAATATGTGTGCGGAAACCGAGGAAAACACTTCTGTACTTTCGGGCTCGGCTGTCCCTCTTCTTCCTGGAATTTCATCTTTTCCTGATGTGGATCTTGATTCTCTTACACATAGCAAACTTTATCTCCCAGACCTGCAGATCCAGCTTGAGGTCCTTAAAATAAAAAATATTACAAAGGAACTAATTTCCCAGCTAAGCGTTTTCGAGTGCAGGCTTTCAACTTATCCCAAGAGTATAACCCATATCCGCAAGAAGCTTGAACTTATTCGGGAAGCAGTGAAGCTTGAAAATGATTCTGACTACATTCTGGAGTTGATCAGGCGGGGGGAGAGCAAGAAACTTGAGTTCAAGTCCACGTTGCGAATGAACCTTATTACCGAAAAGCCTGACTGGAATATAGAACACGCAGTACTGAAGACAATAATCGCTTACCTGAACACCGACGGCGGCATTCTTCTTGTTGGGGTCTCCAACAGTGGGGAGGTTCTGGGAATCAAAAAAGACGGTTTTCCGAACGAGGATAAGTTCCTCTTACATTTCAAACAGCTCATAAAGCAGCATATAGGTCTTAACTATGCCCCCATGATAGAGTACACCCTTGTGCCTGTAAACGGCAAAAAAGTCCTGGAAATCGACTGTAAAAAAAGTGATAAGGCTGTTTTTCTCAACCCGAATAAAAATAACGAAGAGTTCTATATCCGCATAGGTCCCTCAAGTGAAAGGCTCACAGGCAGTAAACTGATCGAGTATGTGAATCGGCAGTATAACGGAAAACCGGAATAA
- a CDS encoding aldo/keto reductase, with protein sequence MLYRKIPGNGDELSILGFGCMRLPLKEGKIDEERARQQVRHAIDHGVNYIDTAWPYHMGESEPFVGRALADGYREKVKLATKLPSWTLKSHEDMDRILNAQLEKLRTDHIDYYLVHGLVGALWDKMEKLDVLSFLDRAKADGRIINVGFSFHGSVDDFKRIVDAYPWVFCQIQYNFLDEKNQAGTEGLEYAASKGLGVIIMEPLRGGKLTHPIPSAVQEIWDKAGVKRTPAEWALRWIWNRSEVTVVLSGMNDESHIEENLRVANEAYPNSLTEAELQLVKKVEQKYRELMKTGCTGCRYCTPCPSGVDIPGCFEIYDNFYLSGNEKEAKLMYAAKPGGIIRGDFMGYASQCVQCGECVEKCPQHLDIPTLLEAVAKEFEGKDFKGWRVMAKKAFGKE encoded by the coding sequence ATGCTGTACAGAAAAATACCAGGGAACGGAGACGAACTTTCGATACTTGGGTTCGGATGTATGCGCCTTCCTCTCAAAGAAGGAAAAATAGACGAAGAAAGAGCCAGGCAGCAGGTGCGCCATGCAATCGATCACGGGGTAAACTACATTGACACAGCATGGCCGTACCACATGGGAGAAAGTGAGCCTTTTGTGGGTAGAGCTCTTGCTGACGGGTACAGGGAAAAGGTTAAACTCGCAACAAAACTTCCCTCCTGGACCTTGAAAAGCCATGAAGACATGGACAGAATTCTGAATGCTCAGCTTGAGAAGCTCAGGACAGACCACATAGATTATTATCTTGTACACGGGCTTGTGGGAGCTCTGTGGGACAAAATGGAAAAACTTGATGTTTTGAGTTTTCTTGATCGGGCAAAGGCTGATGGGCGCATAATCAATGTGGGGTTCTCTTTCCACGGGTCAGTTGATGATTTTAAGCGAATTGTGGACGCATACCCCTGGGTTTTCTGCCAGATCCAGTATAATTTTCTGGACGAAAAGAATCAGGCAGGAACCGAAGGACTGGAATATGCGGCTTCAAAGGGATTGGGCGTAATTATAATGGAGCCCCTGCGCGGAGGGAAACTGACACATCCCATACCTTCTGCAGTACAGGAAATCTGGGACAAAGCCGGGGTAAAACGCACACCAGCCGAATGGGCGCTTCGCTGGATCTGGAACCGCTCCGAGGTTACGGTTGTACTTTCAGGCATGAATGATGAGTCGCATATCGAAGAGAATCTGAGAGTAGCAAATGAAGCTTATCCAAATTCCCTTACAGAAGCTGAATTGCAGTTAGTAAAGAAAGTGGAGCAGAAATACAGGGAACTTATGAAAACAGGCTGCACTGGATGCAGGTATTGCACACCCTGCCCTTCGGGAGTGGACATACCGGGTTGTTTTGAAATCTACGATAACTTTTACCTCTCAGGGAATGAAAAAGAAGCAAAACTCATGTATGCGGCAAAACCCGGGGGAATAATAAGAGGTGACTTCATGGGATATGCTTCGCAGTGCGTACAATGTGGAGAATGCGTTGAAAAATGCCCGCAGCATCTGGATATACCCACCCTGCTTGAAGCCGTTGCAAAAGAATTTGAGGGAAAAGACTTCAAGGGCTGGCGAGTCATGGCCAAAAAGGCTTTTGGGAAAGAATAA
- a CDS encoding APC family permease has translation MAGTKSMGLLAATSIGVGAMVGAGIFSIFGTAARISGNAVYISFIIAGAVALLSTYSYAKMGVRYPSAGGPVEFLLKGFGDGILSGGLNLLLWVGYVFGLALYAKGFSYYAVTFLPAGSAPVWDNVFATAIIFVFTAINFVGAKAMGKSELFIVSIKVGILLVFAFAGLFYMNPANLSISAWPTSRNLFFGAGMVFLAYQGFGLITNAAEDMKDPEKNLPRALYLSVGLVIIIYVLVSLAVIGNLSISEIESAQDYALAAAAKPFLGNIGFKIMALAALFSTSSAINASLYGGANVSYLLAREGELPEYFERKLWNRGTEGLFITSGLVILCANFLKLEGIGVLASASILIVYVAVNASHLRLLKETGAKSYLIWASLLSSFIFFVVLTYYEFLHSKPTLGLLAFTIVSCFAAEWVYRRYSGRVIKERID, from the coding sequence ATGGCAGGAACAAAATCAATGGGCCTCTTGGCTGCAACTTCTATAGGAGTTGGAGCAATGGTTGGAGCAGGTATTTTTTCAATTTTCGGAACAGCTGCCCGGATTTCCGGAAATGCGGTATACATTTCATTTATCATTGCAGGAGCTGTTGCCCTTTTGAGTACTTATTCCTATGCAAAAATGGGGGTCAGGTATCCTTCTGCAGGCGGACCGGTGGAGTTTCTCCTGAAAGGGTTCGGAGACGGAATTTTAAGTGGGGGACTCAACCTCCTGCTCTGGGTGGGTTATGTTTTCGGGCTTGCCCTCTATGCAAAAGGTTTTTCGTACTATGCAGTAACCTTCCTGCCTGCAGGTTCGGCTCCTGTCTGGGACAATGTCTTTGCCACGGCTATTATCTTTGTTTTTACAGCTATCAATTTTGTAGGGGCAAAAGCCATGGGGAAATCAGAACTTTTTATTGTTTCAATAAAAGTGGGCATACTTTTGGTTTTTGCCTTTGCAGGTCTTTTTTACATGAACCCGGCAAACCTCTCGATCTCAGCCTGGCCGACTTCTAGAAATCTCTTTTTTGGGGCAGGAATGGTTTTCCTTGCTTACCAGGGCTTCGGGCTGATAACCAACGCAGCAGAAGATATGAAAGACCCGGAAAAAAACCTTCCGAGAGCTCTGTATTTAAGCGTAGGGCTGGTTATTATTATCTATGTACTCGTCAGCCTCGCAGTGATAGGAAACCTCTCTATCTCAGAAATTGAAAGTGCACAGGACTATGCCCTTGCGGCTGCTGCAAAGCCTTTCCTGGGGAACATTGGTTTCAAAATAATGGCTCTAGCTGCCCTTTTTTCGACATCTTCCGCAATCAACGCTTCTCTTTACGGAGGGGCAAACGTAAGTTATCTGCTTGCAAGAGAGGGGGAACTACCCGAATATTTTGAAAGGAAACTATGGAATAGAGGAACAGAAGGGCTCTTTATCACTTCAGGTCTTGTCATTCTCTGCGCAAACTTTCTCAAGCTTGAAGGAATCGGCGTGCTTGCCAGCGCTTCCATTCTCATAGTTTATGTAGCAGTTAATGCTTCCCACCTCCGCCTTCTAAAGGAAACCGGGGCAAAATCCTACCTGATTTGGGCTTCCCTTCTAAGCAGTTTTATTTTCTTTGTGGTGCTGACATACTATGAATTCTTGCATTCAAAACCCACTCTGGGACTGCTTGCATTTACGATTGTTTCCTGTTTTGCTGCCGAATGGGTTTACAGAAGATATTCCGGTAGAGTGATAAAAGAAAGGATTGACTAA
- a CDS encoding type II toxin-antitoxin system RelE/ParE family toxin, translating to MFEVFFDIPAQDFMMKADASTHSRVKEILEELAFNPVPLGAKRIIEIQEKLFRFRSRHLRLLYRVDYEKLTLVVITIEPLSRMYR from the coding sequence ATGTTCGAAGTTTTTTTTGATATCCCTGCACAGGATTTTATGATGAAGGCAGATGCTAGTACGCACTCCAGGGTAAAGGAAATCCTTGAAGAGCTTGCTTTTAATCCCGTTCCACTGGGAGCAAAAAGAATTATCGAAATCCAGGAAAAATTATTCAGGTTTCGATCCAGGCATTTAAGGCTGCTTTATAGGGTAGATTACGAAAAACTGACTCTTGTAGTTATAACAATAGAACCCCTGAGTCGCATGTACCGTTGA
- a CDS encoding carboxymuconolactone decarboxylase family protein codes for MPEHPLKVIMDKDPELFSLLENTQELSFTEDGIPLKYKFLIAMALDAANGAVDGVKVLAIQAMQEGATKEEVMQAIRIVQYIFGVGSVYTAARALNDVL; via the coding sequence ATGCCAGAACATCCCCTTAAAGTTATAATGGACAAAGACCCTGAATTATTTTCCCTGCTTGAAAACACGCAAGAACTTTCTTTTACAGAAGATGGAATTCCTCTTAAGTACAAATTCCTTATTGCAATGGCTCTGGACGCAGCTAATGGTGCGGTTGACGGGGTAAAAGTCCTTGCAATTCAGGCTATGCAGGAAGGAGCAACAAAAGAAGAGGTAATGCAGGCAATAAGGATAGTTCAGTATATTTTTGGAGTCGGAAGCGTTTACACAGCTGCAAGAGCCCTGAATGACGTCTTGTAA
- a CDS encoding hydrolase, producing the protein MTSETETLGCCPRFNPIPWDGKVFEWNNKKFIKDSVTTQHYMPLNFGEVIMRMNEKVTRAGAETPDWLCLSDHTSESNMDLYLAVDREVDGAENVTMSGKFLTKVYEGDFENTEGWCGDFEGYAKSKGLEIKEWYMWYTTCPACAEKYGKNYVVIVAEV; encoded by the coding sequence ATGACTAGCGAAACCGAAACTCTGGGATGTTGCCCTCGATTTAACCCCATCCCCTGGGATGGAAAAGTCTTTGAATGGAACAATAAAAAGTTCATCAAGGATTCCGTTACTACTCAGCATTACATGCCTCTAAACTTTGGGGAAGTAATAATGAGGATGAACGAAAAAGTCACCAGGGCTGGTGCAGAAACACCTGACTGGCTCTGTCTGTCGGACCATACCTCAGAAAGTAATATGGATCTTTACCTGGCTGTTGATAGAGAAGTGGATGGGGCTGAAAACGTAACCATGAGCGGGAAGTTCTTGACCAAAGTGTATGAAGGGGATTTTGAAAACACGGAAGGATGGTGCGGGGACTTTGAAGGCTATGCAAAAAGCAAAGGGCTTGAAATTAAGGAATGGTATATGTGGTACACTACCTGCCCCGCCTGTGCCGAAAAATATGGTAAAAATTACGTTGTTATTGTTGCCGAAGTTTAA
- the ppsA gene encoding phosphoenolpyruvate synthase: MPGDKNKYIRWFEETTIEDVPLVGGKNASLGEMYRELTSKGIRIPNGFSVTSEAYWHTLKAGGILEKLKKVMEGLDTADVADLAKRGKITRDLILGAGIPDDLWGEIKEAYDRLCKQYGEDTDVAVRSSATAEDLPTASFAGQQETYLNIRGYPELRDACIRCFASLFTDRAISYRVTNNFDHFKVALSIGIMKMVRSDLASSGVIFTLDTETGFRDVVFITGAYGLGENIVQGQVNPDEFYVFKPTFKEGYKPIIQKKMGSKEIKMIYGRGDSKVLTRNVEVPEAERLRFCINDKEVLKLAGYAIDIEDHYSNKYRESRPMDIEWAKDGITGELFIVQARPETVQSQREKDVLETYVLEEKSEVLAKGRSVGDKIASGKVRVIPDVSYLPSFKPGEVLIADTTTPDWEPVMKTAAAIVTNKGGRTCHAAIVSRELGIPAVVGAGNATEILETGREITVSCAEGEDGLVYAGILPFHKDTLSLKDLERPKTEIMMNLGNPDSSFAYSMIPNGGIGLARLEFIITSYIKVHPMALVHPEKVKDPEELREIEKLTWGYGKKEDYFVEQLARGVGMITAAFYPKPVVVRMSDFKTNEYASLVGGSYFEMDENNPMIGFRGASRYFDERYREGFALECRAMKKVRDEMGLTNLILMIPFCRTIGEAKKVIAEMEKNGLKRGENGLQVYVMCEIPNNVLLVDEFSKFFDGFSIGSNDLTQLTLGVDRDSELLAAEFDERDPGVMKIMSMAVQGAKRNGRHSGICGQAPSDFPEIAEFLVKEGIDSISLNPDSVMKITLKVLETEKKLGRH, encoded by the coding sequence ATGCCTGGAGATAAAAACAAATACATCCGCTGGTTTGAAGAGACCACGATTGAGGACGTCCCGCTGGTTGGCGGGAAGAATGCTTCCCTTGGGGAAATGTACAGGGAACTTACTTCAAAAGGAATCAGGATTCCAAATGGCTTTTCAGTAACTTCTGAAGCTTACTGGCATACCCTGAAAGCCGGAGGAATTCTCGAAAAGCTCAAAAAGGTAATGGAAGGGCTTGATACTGCGGATGTTGCAGACCTTGCAAAAAGAGGGAAGATTACAAGGGACCTGATCCTTGGAGCCGGAATTCCGGATGACCTCTGGGGAGAGATCAAAGAAGCCTATGACCGCCTATGCAAGCAATACGGAGAAGATACGGATGTAGCTGTGCGGAGTTCGGCAACGGCTGAGGACCTGCCAACTGCTTCTTTTGCAGGGCAGCAGGAGACTTACCTCAATATCCGGGGCTATCCAGAGCTTCGGGATGCCTGTATACGCTGTTTTGCCTCACTCTTTACGGACAGAGCCATTTCCTACCGCGTAACCAACAATTTCGACCACTTCAAGGTAGCTCTTTCCATAGGAATCATGAAAATGGTCAGATCTGACCTGGCTTCCAGTGGGGTTATTTTTACTCTCGATACGGAAACGGGTTTTAGAGATGTGGTCTTCATTACCGGGGCATATGGGCTCGGAGAAAATATTGTGCAAGGGCAGGTCAACCCTGATGAGTTCTACGTCTTCAAGCCGACTTTCAAGGAAGGATACAAGCCGATAATCCAGAAGAAGATGGGAAGCAAAGAAATCAAGATGATCTACGGCAGGGGAGATTCCAAAGTGCTCACCCGGAACGTGGAGGTTCCTGAAGCTGAAAGGTTGCGCTTCTGTATTAATGACAAAGAGGTGCTCAAGCTTGCCGGGTATGCGATCGATATTGAAGACCATTATTCTAACAAGTACAGGGAATCCAGGCCCATGGATATCGAGTGGGCAAAGGACGGCATAACAGGAGAACTCTTCATAGTGCAGGCAAGGCCCGAAACCGTCCAGTCCCAGAGAGAAAAGGATGTGCTGGAAACCTATGTCCTTGAAGAGAAATCCGAAGTCCTTGCAAAAGGCAGGAGCGTAGGAGACAAGATCGCATCCGGAAAGGTCCGTGTGATTCCTGATGTTTCGTACCTTCCCTCTTTCAAGCCCGGAGAGGTCCTGATTGCGGACACAACGACTCCTGACTGGGAGCCGGTTATGAAAACCGCAGCTGCTATTGTTACAAACAAAGGGGGACGGACCTGCCATGCGGCTATTGTCAGCCGGGAACTCGGAATCCCTGCGGTTGTTGGGGCTGGAAATGCAACTGAAATCCTCGAAACAGGCAGGGAAATTACCGTGAGCTGTGCCGAAGGAGAAGACGGGCTTGTATACGCAGGCATCCTCCCCTTCCATAAAGATACCCTCAGCCTCAAAGACCTGGAACGCCCCAAAACCGAGATTATGATGAACCTTGGGAACCCGGACAGCTCTTTTGCTTATTCCATGATTCCTAACGGCGGGATCGGGCTTGCAAGGCTCGAGTTCATTATCACAAGCTATATCAAGGTCCACCCTATGGCCCTTGTGCACCCGGAAAAAGTCAAAGACCCGGAAGAGCTTCGGGAGATCGAAAAACTGACATGGGGATATGGGAAAAAGGAAGATTATTTTGTCGAGCAGCTTGCCAGAGGCGTCGGGATGATTACTGCAGCTTTTTACCCGAAGCCAGTTGTGGTCAGAATGAGCGACTTCAAGACCAACGAATATGCAAGTCTTGTTGGGGGCAGCTATTTTGAAATGGATGAAAATAATCCCATGATAGGGTTCAGGGGTGCTTCCCGTTACTTTGATGAACGCTACAGGGAAGGTTTTGCCCTTGAGTGCAGGGCTATGAAAAAGGTCAGGGATGAAATGGGGCTTACGAACCTTATTCTTATGATCCCCTTCTGCCGGACCATTGGGGAAGCGAAAAAAGTCATTGCCGAGATGGAGAAAAACGGGCTCAAACGCGGAGAAAATGGGCTTCAAGTCTATGTTATGTGCGAAATTCCCAATAACGTCCTGCTTGTCGACGAGTTCAGCAAATTCTTTGATGGCTTCTCTATAGGCTCAAACGACCTGACCCAGTTGACCCTCGGAGTTGACCGCGACTCTGAACTGCTAGCTGCAGAATTCGATGAGCGGGACCCGGGAGTTATGAAAATCATGTCAATGGCAGTGCAGGGAGCAAAACGCAATGGAAGGCACAGTGGGATCTGCGGGCAGGCTCCGAGTGATTTCCCTGAGATTGCAGAATTCCTGGTAAAAGAGGGAATCGATTCTATTTCCCTTAATCCAGACTCTGTTATGAAAATCACCCTTAAGGTTCTCGAAACTGAAAAGAAGTTAGGAAGGCACTGA
- a CDS encoding IS110 family transposase, protein MAGEINKSCGLDIHKSFLIATILSRSGEKQQQRIKRDDDGILSLRNWVTSEKCDVVACESTSDFWVPIHDSLIKHLPFIVGNARDMKAFTHKKTDKIDSEVIAKLALNGMVQPSRVFPKKHREYRSYIRLRHKLVQKRTDIKNEAHAILAPEMFNLKDVLTDIFGKNGREILSGISSGKNVDQIIQNLSPNVRKKSAQIRELLDREISQSAAIRLQICLKLIKNFDDSIELLGKEIFNYAYGNHKREMEILKSVPGIGELGAATLIAEIGDFKDFASGDKLASWLGLVPNVYQSADKYHNGRITKRGSKVARWILIQIAQAAARTKNSKLKEFFNRKKKSIGHAKAIVALARKIATIIWHLITNDEMYEDETGYIKGEVQRRKIVETEIFSVDERISIISEIFAIVEKKKPDIK, encoded by the coding sequence TTGGCAGGAGAAATAAACAAATCTTGCGGTTTAGATATCCACAAAAGTTTTTTGATTGCTACTATCCTCAGCAGATCCGGTGAAAAACAGCAACAGCGTATCAAGAGAGACGATGATGGAATTTTAAGCCTTAGAAATTGGGTTACATCAGAAAAATGTGACGTTGTTGCATGTGAATCAACAAGTGACTTTTGGGTCCCTATTCATGATTCATTGATAAAACATCTGCCTTTTATAGTTGGAAATGCTCGCGACATGAAAGCATTTACACATAAAAAGACAGATAAAATAGATTCCGAAGTCATTGCAAAACTTGCACTGAATGGCATGGTTCAACCATCAAGAGTTTTCCCAAAAAAACACAGAGAATATCGTTCATACATTCGGCTTCGCCACAAACTTGTACAAAAAAGAACGGATATAAAAAATGAAGCTCATGCCATTCTCGCACCTGAAATGTTTAATCTAAAAGATGTGCTGACAGACATTTTTGGAAAAAATGGTAGAGAGATATTATCAGGAATCTCTTCAGGTAAAAATGTTGACCAGATTATACAAAACCTTTCTCCAAATGTTCGTAAAAAAAGCGCTCAGATCCGAGAGCTTCTGGACAGAGAAATCTCCCAGAGTGCTGCAATCAGGCTTCAGATATGTTTGAAGCTAATAAAGAATTTTGACGATTCAATCGAACTTTTGGGAAAGGAAATTTTCAATTATGCTTATGGAAATCATAAGCGAGAAATGGAAATTTTAAAATCTGTTCCAGGCATAGGGGAACTTGGTGCGGCAACTTTAATCGCTGAAATAGGTGATTTCAAAGATTTTGCTTCAGGGGACAAGCTTGCTTCATGGCTTGGACTGGTTCCTAATGTGTACCAATCTGCAGATAAATACCACAATGGAAGGATCACTAAGAGAGGATCAAAGGTAGCAAGGTGGATTCTAATACAGATTGCTCAAGCAGCAGCAAGAACAAAAAATAGCAAGTTAAAAGAGTTTTTTAACAGAAAAAAGAAGTCAATTGGACATGCAAAGGCGATTGTTGCCCTGGCAAGGAAAATTGCAACGATAATATGGCACCTTATCACAAATGATGAGATGTACGAAGATGAAACGGGATATATCAAGGGAGAAGTTCAAAGGAGGAAGATTGTTGAGACCGAGATATTTTCGGTTGATGAACGTATCTCAATAATTAGTGAAATATTCGCAATTGTTGAAAAAAAGAAACCTGACATTAAGTGA
- a CDS encoding SDR family NAD(P)-dependent oxidoreductase codes for MKLKGQTAIVTGGGRGIGRAICLALAKEGADVVIAARTEKEIRETARIVERNGGRSLAVKADIRTEEDVKGLISKTVNAFGRIDILVNNAGVAHNKYLVETSTEEYDEIMDTNVKGIFYCTKYALPQLLKRGNGRVINIASEEGKRGVPKLSVYCTSKFAVIGLTEALAYEIGGGLQVYAVCPAGVDTRLYHTIYSDEPTLKPEDVARQVLALCLPETTLPSGSSVEVYSPPVRVV; via the coding sequence ATGAAACTGAAAGGTCAAACAGCTATTGTAACCGGCGGAGGAAGGGGGATTGGCAGGGCTATCTGCCTGGCACTGGCAAAAGAAGGAGCCGATGTTGTAATTGCCGCAAGAACCGAAAAAGAGATCAGAGAAACTGCCAGAATAGTTGAGAGGAATGGAGGAAGGTCTCTTGCAGTAAAGGCCGATATCAGGACGGAAGAAGATGTTAAGGGCTTAATTTCAAAGACAGTAAATGCTTTTGGGAGGATTGACATCCTGGTGAACAATGCAGGAGTAGCACACAATAAGTACCTTGTGGAAACCTCAACAGAGGAATATGATGAAATAATGGATACAAACGTGAAAGGAATTTTTTACTGCACAAAGTATGCCCTGCCCCAGCTGCTGAAACGGGGGAACGGCCGGGTCATCAACATAGCTTCAGAGGAAGGAAAACGTGGGGTTCCCAAGCTTTCGGTTTACTGCACCTCGAAATTTGCGGTAATAGGCCTGACCGAAGCCCTTGCCTACGAGATTGGAGGAGGGCTGCAGGTATATGCAGTCTGTCCTGCAGGTGTTGACACCCGGCTGTACCACACCATATACTCCGATGAGCCAACCCTCAAACCGGAAGATGTTGCAAGGCAGGTCCTTGCCCTCTGCCTGCCGGAAACTACTCTCCCTTCAGGCTCTTCAGTTGAGGTCTACAGCCCCCCTGTAAGGGTTGTTTAA